Proteins encoded by one window of Arachis hypogaea cultivar Tifrunner chromosome 1, arahy.Tifrunner.gnm2.J5K5, whole genome shotgun sequence:
- the LOC112696820 gene encoding uncharacterized protein, with translation MVWFQCEDCGDNLKKPKLAGHFRSCSAYRLSCIDCGETFGQDTVQNHTQCMTEAEKYGPKGQVKNGAPAKPNKDGNKQKPEVDINVGLSERPPWFCSLCNTQATSKQTLLLHADGKKHRAKARAYHASKQPPPQTDKSAPDAKILSEAAPNEARDGKNAEQPKLEESSKQDNLKSGDEISSAKKRKLEASEGDLIKKCRNDISVDTGNGEVIQGEEAEGRVESAVKNKIKWKKLIKSALKSQPDGTLKMKKLKKVVLKALQESGVVVDETEFSEALQQKINSSSRFAVEGKYVQLVAKD, from the exons ATGGTTTGGTTTCAATGTGAGGACTGCGGCGACAACCTCAAGAAGCCCAAGTTGGCTGGTCACTTCCGAAGCTGCTCCGCTTATAGG TTATCATGCATTGACTGTGGTGAAACTTTTGGCCAAGACACCGTTCAGAACCACACTCAGTGTATGACCGAAGCG GAAAAGTATGGTCCAAAGGGGCAAGTCAAGAATGGTGCACCTGCAAAGCCTAACAAGGATGGCAACAAGCAAAAGCCTGAGGTTGATATCAATGTTGGTTTGTCCGAACGCCCTCCATGGTTTTGTAG TCTTTGCAATACACAAGCTACAAGCAAGCAAACACTTCTTCTCCATGCCGATGGGAAGAAACATCGGGCAAAAGCCCGAGCATACCATGCTTCAAAACAACCACCGCCCCAGACAGACAAATCTGCACCTGATGCTAAGATTTTGTCGGAGGCTGCTCCTAATGAGGCTAGAGACGGCAAAAATGCAGAGCAACCAAAATTAGAAGAGTCTTCTAAACAAGATAATTTGAAATCAGGGGACGAAATTTCTTCAGCAAAAAAGAGGAAACTTGAAGCGTCGGAGGGTGATCTTATTAAAAAATGCAGGAATGACATTTCTGTTGACACTGGAAATGGAGAAGTTATTCAGGGTGAAGAAGCAGAAGGGAGAGTAGAATCTGctgtcaaaaataaaattaagtggAAGAAGCTTATCAAATCAGCTCTGAAATCT CAACCTGATGGAACTTTGAAGATGAAGAAACTGAAAAAAGTTGTCCTTAAGGCACTGCAGGAATCTGGCGTCGTAGTGGATGAAACTGAGTTCAGTGAGGCACTTCAGCAGAAA ATAAACTCCAGCTCTAGATTTGCTGTTGAGGGCAAGTACGTGCAATTGGTGGCCAAAGACTGA
- the LOC112696831 gene encoding uncharacterized protein yields MDKDARMQETVDLKNNVELVRSVSDKLLRPSARNYSIFRGQAIDAAGHGKGKYSLIRDTEDYQTGLYDKPLPFFGCGVGWFSFLFGFLCPPMWFYATILYFGNHYKKDPRERAGLGASAIAALVCTVALLIIAVILMLRWWFFQV; encoded by the exons ATGGATAAAG ATGCTAGGATGCAAGAGACAGTTGATTTGAAAAACAACGTGGAATTAGTGAGATCTGTCTCGGATAAGCTTTTGAGGCCATCTGCGAGAAATTATTCAATATTTAGAG GACAAGCAATAGATGCTGCAGGCCATGGAAAGGGAAAGTATTCGTTAATTAGAGATACAGAGGACTACCAAACGGGACTTTATGATAAACCCCTTCCATTTTTCGGATGCGGAGTTGGATGGTTCTC ATTCCTTTTCGGATTCCTATGCCCACCGATGTGGTTTTATGCGACAATCCTCTATTTTGGAAATCACTATAAGAAGGATCCTAGGGAAAGAGCAGGTCTTGGAGCTTCTGCAATTGCT GCATTAGTATGCACCGTAGCATTGCTGATAATAGCAGTCATTCTTATGCTAAGATGGTGGTTCTTCCAGGTGTAA
- the LOC112696816 gene encoding threonine synthase 1, chloroplastic: MVSSSLFNPSFSTLTPKPTNPTTKRKNRLAPNVIACTSSTYDSSSPTTSTNSHPPTAPPPNHSRRNAEENIKDEARRHRSASGCDSRGFMARYVPFNAGFDSAEWYSLDDIVYRSRSGGLLDVQHDMEALSRFDGAYWRSLFDSRVGKTAWPYGSGVWSKKEWVLPEIDPDDIVSAFEGNSNLFWAERFGKQYLSMNDLWVKHCGISHTGSFKDLGMTVLVSQVNRLRKLNRTVVGVGCASTGDTSAALSAYCAAAGIPSIVFLPANKISTAQLVQPIANGALVLSIDTDFDGCMKLIREITSELPIYLANSLNSLRLEGQKTAAIEILQQFDWEVPDWVIVPGGNLGNIYAFYKGFKMCKDLGLVDRIPRLVCAQAANANPLYRYYKSGWKEFKAVTAKSTFASAIQIGDPVSIDRAVFALRNSEGIVEEASEEELMDAMAQADSTGMFICPHTGVALTALIKLRRSGVIGPTDRTVVVSTAHGLKFTQSKTDYHSGAIPGMGQFANPPVTVNPDFGSVMDVLRGFLKSNRLKNK; encoded by the exons ATGGTGTCATCATCGTTGTTCAACCCTTCCTTCTCCACTCTCACCCCAAAACCTACTAATCCAACTACCAAGAGAAAAAACCGCCTCGCCCCCAACGTAATAGCATGCACCTCATCCACATACGATTCCTCCTCTCCCACCACAAGCACAAACTCTCACCCACCGACGGCGCCGCCGCCAAACCACAGCCGCCGCAACGCCGAAGAGAACATCAAGGACGAGGCACGCCGCCACCGCTCGGCTTCCGGTTGCGACAGCCGAGGCTTCATGGCGAGGTACGTTCCCTTCAACGCGGGATTCGACTCGGCGGAATGGTACTCCCTGGATGATATCGTGTACCGTAGCCGCTCTGGCGGGCTGCTTGACGTTCAACACGACATGGAGGCGCTGTCGAGGTTCGACGGTGCGTACTGGCGCTCTCTGTTCGACTCGCGAGTGGGGAAGACTGCGTGGCCGTACGGCTCCGGCGTATGGAGCAAGAAGGAGTGGGTGCTACCGGAGATCGATCCCGACGACATCGTTAGCGCCTTCGAAGGAAACTCCAACCTCTTCTGGGCCGAACGGTTCGGAAAACAGTACCTCTCCATGAACGACCTTTGGGTCAAGCACTGCGGCATCAGCCACACCGGAAGCTTCAAGGACCTGGGCATGACCGTCCTCGTCAGCCAG gtGAACCGATTGCGCAAGTTGAACCGGACGGTTGTAGGGGTTGGGTGCGCTTCAACAGGTGACACGTCAGCGGCTCTCTCGGCGTACTGCGCGGCGGCGGGGATCCCTTCCATCGTGTTCCTTCCCGCGAACAAGATCTCAACGGCGCAACTGGTTCAGCCGATTGCGAACGGCGCGTTGGTTTTGAGCATCGACACCGATTTCGACGGCTGCATGAAGCTGATTCGTGAGATCACTTCAGAGTTACCTATCTACTTGGCGAACTCGCTGAACAGCCTGAGGCTGGAAGGTCAGAAAACCGCCGCTATTGAGATTCTTCAGCAGTTCGATTGGGAGGTTCCCGATTGGGTCATCGTTCCCGGCGGAAACCTAGGGAACATCTACGCCTTCTACAAGGGATTCAAAATGTGCAAGGATTTAGGGCTCGTGGATAGGATCCCAAGGCTCGTTTGCGCTCAAGCCGCGAACGCGAATCCTCTGTACCGGTACTACAAGAGCGGGTGGAAGGAGTTTAAGGCCGTGACCGCGAAATCGACGTTCGCTTCTGCAATACAGATTGGCGATCCGGTTTCTATTGATAGGGCGGTGTTTGCGCTGAGAAATTCGGAGGGGATTGTTGAGGAGGCGAGCGAGGAGGAGCTGATGGATGCCATGGCTCAAGCTGATTCGACGGGTATGTTCATATGTCCGCACACTGGGGTGGCTTTGACGGCTCTGATTAAGCTTCGGAGGAGTGGGGTGATAGGGCCCACTGATCGGACGGTGGTGGTTAGCACTGCCCATGGGTTGAAGTTCACTCAGAGTAAGACTGATTATCATTCTGGTGCTATTCCTGGGATGGGTCAGTTCGCTAACCCTCCCGTGACGGTCAATCCGGATTTCGGATCCGTGATGGATGTGCTCAGGGGTTTCTTGAAGAGTAACCGCCTAAAGAACAAGTGA